Proteins encoded by one window of Acidimicrobiia bacterium:
- a CDS encoding GNAT family N-acetyltransferase → MRLLPDRLDSPEGAGLAAAHLAEMAHRYGAEDEQDGLEPDQLAPPHGAYFIAWLDDVAVGCGGLRRIDDTTGEIKRMYVTDSARRRGVARTVLEELERTAGTLGYERLILETGTLQPEAIALYEAHGFEPIEPYGVYKNSPLSRCFAKDL, encoded by the coding sequence GTGAGGTTGCTGCCCGACCGCCTCGACTCCCCCGAGGGTGCAGGGCTCGCCGCGGCGCACCTCGCCGAGATGGCGCATCGGTACGGGGCCGAGGACGAACAGGACGGCCTCGAGCCGGATCAGCTCGCTCCACCGCATGGCGCGTACTTCATCGCGTGGCTCGACGACGTGGCCGTGGGTTGCGGTGGGCTGCGCCGGATCGACGACACCACAGGTGAGATCAAGCGCATGTACGTGACAGACAGTGCCCGCCGCCGCGGCGTCGCACGCACCGTGCTCGAAGAGCTCGAGCGCACTGCGGGCACGTTGGGCTACGAGCGGTTGATCCTCGAGACCGGGACGTTGCAACCCGAGGCGATCGCGCTCTACGAAGCGCACGGCTTCGAGCCGATCGAGCCGTATGGCGTGTACAAGAACTCCCCGCTCAGCCGCTGCTTCGCGAAGGATCTCTGA
- a CDS encoding MBL fold metallo-hydrolase, producing the protein MTDRLYFRQLLAGRDFATDDPVARQMVNFVYLIGDREKGEALAVDPAYGVAELVDLLSTEGLRLTGVLATHWHADHVGGDLMGYPIQGIKDLVGRDDVSAPVHIQGPEAEWVKKFTGVSDSDLVLHESGDTVMAGDIPVTLMHTPGHTAGSQCFLVDGKLVAGDTLFLDGCGRTDLPGADPDAMFDSLTKRLAVVPDDTVLYPGHLYSPEPSATMGETRQRNYVFRFPTLEQWRMMFG; encoded by the coding sequence ATGACGGACCGCCTCTACTTCCGACAGCTCCTCGCCGGGCGCGACTTCGCGACCGACGACCCGGTCGCCCGTCAGATGGTCAACTTCGTCTACCTCATCGGTGACCGCGAGAAGGGCGAGGCACTCGCGGTCGACCCGGCGTACGGCGTCGCCGAGCTCGTCGACCTGTTGAGCACGGAGGGTCTGCGGCTGACGGGAGTGCTCGCGACGCATTGGCACGCTGACCACGTCGGCGGCGATCTCATGGGCTACCCCATCCAGGGGATCAAGGACCTCGTGGGGCGCGACGACGTGTCGGCGCCGGTGCACATCCAGGGCCCCGAAGCCGAGTGGGTGAAGAAGTTCACCGGCGTGTCCGACTCCGACCTCGTGCTCCACGAGAGCGGCGACACCGTGATGGCCGGCGACATCCCGGTCACGCTCATGCACACTCCCGGGCACACCGCGGGGAGCCAGTGCTTCCTCGTGGACGGCAAGCTCGTCGCGGGTGACACGCTCTTCCTCGACGGTTGCGGCCGCACCGACCTTCCCGGCGCCGACCCCGACGCGATGTTCGACAGCCTCACGAAGCGATTGGCCGTCGTGCCCGACGACACCGTCCTCTACCCCGGTCACCTCTACTCGCCCGAACCGTCCGCCACGATGGGCGAGACCCGCCAGCGCAACTACGTATTCCGCTTCCCCACTCTCGAGCAATGGCGAATGATGTTCGGGTGA
- a CDS encoding cytochrome P450 — protein MTKSDAEAPQFDVDVDFMTGQPYPLWAQARDECPVFQTRAMTTSFTDRPTFVVTRFADVEQVLRDTERVSSSINAEHIGQYMGELILAMDGQEHRAYRGLVAHAFRASQLEKWDDALVRPTIDRLLDAIAPLGNADLVQAITSKYPVQVICGIVGVPLEDAAQFHQWSELINGGPMHPEEGMAASRAMRDYLAPIVEDRRVNPTGDLISDLVHAEIDGEKLTDEKIYGFLRLLLPAGAETTFRVMGNALTALLTHADVMQRVLADRSLMPKVIEETLRWESSVTQVSRCATDDLEVNGCPVPKGAAISVITGSANRDEGRYENADEFDLDRPVLNHMAFGTGQHQCLGMHLARLELRVGLDCILSRLRNLRLDPDQPAPEIQGLAFRGPESIPVLFDPS, from the coding sequence GTGACCAAGAGCGACGCCGAAGCACCCCAGTTCGATGTCGACGTCGACTTCATGACCGGCCAGCCCTACCCTCTGTGGGCCCAGGCGCGCGACGAGTGCCCGGTCTTCCAGACCCGCGCCATGACCACCTCGTTCACCGACCGCCCGACGTTCGTGGTGACGCGCTTCGCCGACGTGGAGCAGGTGCTGCGCGACACGGAGCGCGTGTCATCGTCGATCAACGCCGAGCACATCGGGCAGTACATGGGTGAGCTCATCCTTGCGATGGACGGGCAGGAGCACCGCGCCTACCGGGGTCTGGTTGCCCACGCATTCCGTGCTTCGCAACTCGAGAAGTGGGACGACGCGCTCGTACGCCCGACGATCGACCGCCTCCTCGACGCCATCGCGCCGCTCGGCAACGCCGACCTCGTGCAGGCGATCACCAGCAAATACCCGGTCCAGGTGATCTGCGGCATCGTGGGAGTCCCGCTCGAGGATGCGGCGCAGTTCCACCAGTGGTCGGAGCTGATCAACGGCGGGCCGATGCACCCCGAGGAGGGCATGGCGGCCTCACGAGCGATGCGCGACTACTTGGCTCCGATCGTGGAGGACCGCCGGGTGAACCCCACCGGCGACCTCATCAGCGATCTCGTGCACGCGGAGATCGACGGCGAGAAGCTCACCGACGAGAAGATCTACGGATTCCTCCGCCTGTTGCTCCCCGCCGGCGCCGAGACGACCTTCCGTGTGATGGGGAACGCACTCACCGCGCTCCTCACGCACGCCGACGTGATGCAGCGCGTGCTGGCCGATCGGTCGCTCATGCCGAAGGTCATCGAGGAGACGCTGCGCTGGGAGTCGTCGGTGACCCAGGTGAGTCGCTGCGCGACCGATGACCTCGAAGTCAATGGCTGCCCTGTGCCCAAGGGCGCGGCGATCAGCGTGATCACGGGGTCGGCGAACCGCGACGAGGGGCGCTACGAAAACGCTGACGAGTTCGACCTCGACCGCCCGGTGCTCAACCACATGGCGTTCGGCACCGGCCAGCACCAGTGCCTCGGCATGCACCTCGCGCGCCTCGAGCTGCGTGTCGGCCTCGACTGCATCCTGAGTCGGCTGCGGAATCTCCGCCTCGATCCCGACCAGCCCGCGCCCGAGATCCAAGGCTTGGCGTTCCGCGGTCCCGAGTCCATCCCGGTGCTGTTCGACCCGAGCTAG
- a CDS encoding SDR family oxidoreductase, which yields MQIDGSTILVTGASSGIGAALAPMLAAKGATVGIVARRKERLEEVLARCREHAPGSQLWAVDLGDLDAAERVVLEAWDAFGGLDCLVNNAAIPKRTPMARLTKEEVDTVMRVNFTSPVRMTLAVLPRWLERGSGCVVNVSSMGGRLGIVHEGAYCASKFALCGWSEVMAIDLHGTGVEVKLALPGPIETEIWDLPDNEPALYEGPFVPAEECAASICEAIQGTGFEYYVPPEFPGGAGRQHDIVVGKTSNVDAFLDAIAQMAKGS from the coding sequence GTGCAGATCGACGGTTCGACCATCCTCGTCACTGGCGCATCATCTGGCATAGGCGCCGCGCTGGCTCCGATGCTCGCGGCGAAGGGCGCGACCGTGGGCATCGTCGCGCGACGCAAGGAGCGACTCGAAGAGGTCCTTGCACGCTGCCGCGAGCACGCCCCCGGATCGCAGCTCTGGGCGGTCGACCTCGGCGACCTCGACGCGGCCGAACGCGTCGTCCTCGAAGCCTGGGACGCGTTCGGTGGTCTCGATTGCCTGGTGAACAACGCGGCGATCCCCAAGCGCACGCCGATGGCTCGCCTCACGAAGGAAGAGGTCGACACCGTCATGCGCGTGAACTTCACATCGCCGGTGCGCATGACGCTCGCGGTGCTCCCCCGTTGGCTCGAACGGGGCAGTGGTTGCGTCGTGAACGTGTCGAGCATGGGTGGGCGCTTGGGCATCGTGCACGAAGGGGCGTACTGCGCCTCGAAGTTCGCCCTCTGTGGCTGGAGTGAGGTCATGGCCATCGATCTTCACGGCACCGGCGTCGAAGTGAAGCTCGCACTCCCTGGCCCCATCGAGACCGAGATCTGGGACCTTCCCGACAACGAGCCCGCACTGTACGAAGGGCCGTTCGTTCCCGCCGAAGAGTGTGCCGCGAGCATCTGCGAAGCGATTCAGGGCACCGGGTTCGAGTACTACGTGCCACCCGAGTTCCCCGGAGGTGCTGGTCGCCAGCACGACATCGTCGTCGGCAAGACCAGCAATGTGGATGCGTTCCTCGACGCCATCGCACAGATGGCCAAGGGATCCTGA